Proteins encoded together in one Tripterygium wilfordii isolate XIE 37 chromosome 14, ASM1340144v1, whole genome shotgun sequence window:
- the LOC120014374 gene encoding uncharacterized protein LOC120014374: protein MSDREDNDSDAPEEFTTEQGVKQNEEIIKVQKENKARVVREGKERRRQWAQKLTPRPSKGSKEGESVQDRETETEEQSLDGKGMLPHDIVELLAAREKQVFLSDSEDEKTEVRSRKRKAKKSSGFAPVILKDIPPPRCLESSLEFLKKKKMQVHRSSAVLNNSNQALRLISTSGLLNKK, encoded by the exons ATGTCCGACAGAGAAGATAACGACTCGGACGCGCCGGAAGAATTCACGACGGAACAG GGAGTAAAGCAGAACGAAGAGATAATAAAagttcaaaaggaaaacaaggCCAG GGTCGTGCGCGAGGGTAAAGAACGTCGCAGACAATGGGCTCAAAAGCTAACACCTCGACCCTCTAAAGGTTCTAAAGAAGGAGAAAGTGTGCAAGACAGAGAAACTGAAACTGAGGAACAGTCTCTGGATGGGAAGGGAATGCTACCACATGACATTGTTGAACTGCTTGCAGCACGTGAAAA ACAAGTTTTCTTATCTGACTCTGAGGATGAGAAGACTGAGGTGAGGTCAAGAAAGAGAAAGGCCAAGAAGAGCTCTGG GTTCGCACCCGTTATTTTGAAGGATATACCACCTCCTCGATGTTTAGAGAGTTCCTTGGagtttttaaagaaaaagaaaatgcaggTTCATAGGTCTTCAGCTGTTTTGAACAACTCAAACCAAGCGCTTCGCCTCATATCTACTTCAGGCTTATTAAATAAGAAATAA
- the LOC120014373 gene encoding protein JINGUBANG-like: MVTSVILKRSFCGSSRKFTYFISIRHGFPSSAMLLLALSLLLFLKLSVSFVSSFPLYTSLYDNTHSFFCYLITSLTFLTLKHSLESLMKSSVRGSNRAVGRIFSAENSVRGQKYGRLINNDDDNNNDDNESTRSSTHSPMLTSDAASPFNDPSSSPFSKSPWSAHMNPNPSPFADNNFSPNVLMGSLVREEGHIYSLAASGELLYTGSDSKNIRVWKNHSEFSGFKSNSGLVKAIVIAGEKIFTGHQDGKIRVWKVSSKNPGNHKRIGTLPTFKDYIKNSMKPSNYVEVRRHRNGLWLKHFDAISCLSLNEDKTLLYSASWDKTFKVWRISNFKCLESIPAHDDAVNSVVSGFDGLVFTGSADGTVKVWRREMQGKGTKHFFSQTLLKQECAVTALAVNPDATVVYCGSSDGVVNFWEREKHLAHGGVIRGHKLAVLCLVTAGNLVFSGSADMGICVWRRTESQHACLSILTGHNGPVKCLAVEKDEESGSGEQRWTLYSGSLDKSVKMWRVSEQAPPMVNNQHLLHDPTEPNTLPAAPSFSSQGRISVRKS; encoded by the exons ATGGTTACGTCTGTTATTTTAAAACGTTCTTTCTGTGGGTCTTCACGCAAATTCACTTATTTTATCTCAATAAGGCATGGCTTTCCTTCATCGGCTATGTTGTTATTGGCCCTGTCTTTGCTTTTGTTCTTGAAGCTTTCGGTTTCCTTCGTATCAAGTTTTCCTCTTTATACTTCCTTGTATGACAATACACACAGTTTCTTTTGTTATTTAATTACCAGCTTAACCTTTTTGACCTTAAAACATTCTTTAGAATCGTTGATGAAGAGCTCCGTAAGAGGAAGCAACAGAGCTGTAGGTCGCATATTCTCTGCAGAGAACAGCGTCCGCGGCCAGAAATACGGTCGTCTAATCAATAACGACGACGACAACAATAACGACGACAACGAAAGCACGAGATCCTCCACCCACAGTCCAATGCTGACCTCCGACGCGGCCTCACCTTTCAACGACCCATCGTCCTCCCCATTCAGCAAATCACCATGGTCTGCTCACATGAACCCGAACCCATCTCCATTTGCGGATAATAATTTCTCGCCTAATGTTCTTATGGGGTCATTGGTTCGTGAAGAAGGACATATATATTCATTAGCCGCTAGTGGGGAACTTTTGTATACTGGGTCCGATAGTAAGAACATTCGTGTATGGAAGAACCATAGCGAGTTTTCTGGATTTAAATCGAATAGTGGATTGGTTAAGGCAATTGTGATTGCAGGGGAGAAGATATTTACAGGACACCAAGATGGGAAAATCAGAGTTTGGAAGGTTTCCTCCAAGAATCCGGGTAATCATAAGCGGATAGGAACATTGCCTACTTTCAAAGATTATATCAAGAATTCGATGAAACCGAGTAATTATGTGGAAGTGAGACGCCATAGAAATGGGTTGTGGTTGAAACATTTCGACGCCATTTCGTGTCTTAGCTTGAATGAAGATAAAACTCTTCTTTACTCTGCTTCTTGGGACAAGACTTTCAAGGTTTGGAGAATATCAAACTTCAAATGCCTCGAATCGATCCCTGCTCATGATGATGCTGTTAATTCTGTTGTTTCTGGCTTCGATGGCCTAGTCTTTACAGGATCTGCCGATG GTACTGTGAAGGTTTGGAGAAGAGAAATGCAGGGGAAAGGAACAAAACACTTCTTTTCACAAacattattaaaacaagaatGTGCAGTTACAGCATTGGCTGTGAATCCAGACGCCACAGTAGTCTACTGTGGCTCATCAGACGGGGTTGTTAACTTCTGGGAACGCGAGAAGCACCTCGCACACGGCGGTGTAATAAGAGGCCATAAATTGGCAGTCCTGTGCTTGGTCACGGCAGGAAATCTTGTGTTCAGTGGCTCAGCTGATATGGGTATATGTGTATGGAGAAGAACAGAAAGCCAACACGCTTGCTTGTCGATTTTAACAGGACATAACGGGCCGGTGAAGTGCTTGGCTGTCGAGAAAGATGAAGAATCAGGTTCAGGAGAGCAAAGGTGGACCCTGTACAGTGGGAGTCTGGATAAGTCAGTGAAGATGTGGCGAGTGTCGGAGCAAGCACCACCAATGGTGAATAATCAGCATCTTCTTCATGATCCAACGGAACCAAACACATTACCGGCTGCACCTAGCTTCTCTTCTCAAGGGAGGATTAGTGTGAGGAAGTCTTAG